The Agrococcus carbonis genome has a window encoding:
- a CDS encoding phosphotransferase, giving the protein MSTNPFTLAALATTAVPGLDVVGATEDGSDEHRSVVAAQLADGETVQVVLPRSVAALRTAQEHAAALGALTLATRSRLPFEVPTLLGTADAGRSRLFVLTRLGGATMRLADISPARLGLAESVGRAIAAIHELPTSVAADAGLPHQSAPTLRGTLLDVFDRAAATGSVPATLLQRWESALGEDRLWQFKPTLVHGDLQAPAFRIEGSAVVGVDGWHALSIGDPARDLAFLLGSSEFGSVDLAFDAHAAARGIGDRHVRQRAMLHAELDIARWLLHGVDRGDAAIVEDAKGMLAGLVARVDHDAGAAIAPARLETMDLTGVQEYLGEAEAASPEATLPGVQGSRAPSPSSEAETEVVEPLREPDDRAAGSTDGVGGSADR; this is encoded by the coding sequence ATGAGCACGAACCCCTTCACTCTAGCCGCGCTCGCCACCACCGCCGTGCCCGGGCTCGACGTCGTCGGCGCGACGGAGGACGGCTCCGACGAGCACCGCTCGGTCGTGGCTGCGCAGCTCGCCGACGGCGAGACGGTGCAGGTGGTGCTCCCCCGCTCCGTCGCTGCGCTGCGCACGGCGCAGGAGCACGCCGCCGCGCTCGGCGCGCTCACGCTCGCGACCCGCTCGCGGCTGCCGTTCGAGGTGCCGACGCTGCTCGGCACCGCCGACGCCGGCCGCTCGCGGCTGTTCGTGCTCACGCGGCTCGGCGGTGCGACGATGCGCCTCGCCGACATCTCGCCCGCGCGCCTCGGGCTCGCCGAGAGCGTCGGCCGCGCGATCGCCGCGATCCACGAGCTGCCGACCTCGGTCGCGGCGGATGCGGGCCTGCCGCACCAGAGCGCGCCGACGCTGCGCGGCACGCTCCTCGACGTCTTCGACCGCGCCGCCGCGACGGGCTCGGTGCCGGCGACGCTGCTCCAGCGCTGGGAGTCCGCGCTCGGCGAGGATCGCCTCTGGCAGTTCAAGCCCACCCTCGTGCACGGCGACCTGCAGGCCCCGGCGTTCCGCATCGAGGGCAGCGCGGTCGTCGGCGTGGACGGGTGGCACGCCCTCTCGATCGGCGACCCGGCCCGCGACCTCGCCTTCCTGCTCGGCTCGAGCGAGTTCGGCAGCGTCGACCTCGCCTTCGACGCGCACGCCGCGGCGCGCGGCATCGGCGACCGCCATGTGCGCCAGCGCGCGATGCTGCACGCCGAGCTCGACATCGCACGGTGGCTGCTGCACGGCGTCGACCGCGGCGACGCGGCGATCGTCGAGGACGCCAAGGGGATGCTCGCGGGGCTCGTCGCGCGCGTCGACCACGACGCGGGTGCCGCGATCGCGCCGGCACGGCTCGAGACCATGGACCTGACCGGCGTGCAGGAGTACCTCGGCGAAGCGGAGGCCGCGTCGCCGGAGGCGACCCTGCCGGGCGTGCAGGGGTCGCGCGCGCCATCGCCGTCGTCGGAGGCCGAGACCGAGGTGGTCGAGCCGCTGCGCGAGCCCGACGACCGCGCAGCGGGCTCGACCGACGGCGTCGGCGGCTCAGCCGACCGCTGA